The following are encoded together in the Onychomys torridus unplaced genomic scaffold, mOncTor1.1, whole genome shotgun sequence genome:
- the LOC118575669 gene encoding LOW QUALITY PROTEIN: putative sperm motility kinase W (The sequence of the model RefSeq protein was modified relative to this genomic sequence to represent the inferred CDS: inserted 2 bases in 1 codon), which produces MKSLNSQYMVLFPIGHCAFGSVNLAYHRVTGMPVAIKFIDNVEEDLRFIVSEMEFLEKLHHPNIIHLFQVLVTPKQICFINEFVPGGDLFHKVTEEGRLQEEEXQKIFRQMLSAIKYCHDLNIIHRDLKPKNILLDAEGNVKLADFGLTTRWRAGTLLKEQCGTMNFNAPEQVLGEGYVGKKLDLWGLGVLLYYITTGYHPFIGNTMEEIEGEIITGTYDIPDHVSGQLENIIHQMLTVVPERRPSIEDLQQHPWVMKCEEHIPCKTFLDPNILDSLSDLGFNVKELSQQHLHVVPTAPGQKAASSASMPVLFPHEEELDFQLWPPIHSCNLPKCLSSISKLESLQSLATESDMET; this is translated from the exons ATGAAGAGTTTGAACAGCCAATATATGGTCCTATTTCCCATTGGCCATTGTGCATTTGGCTCTGTGAATCTGGCCTACCATCGCGTCACAGGCATGCCGGTGGCAATAAAATTTATAGATAACGTTGAGGAAGACCTCCGGTTCATTGTTTCTGAGATGGAGTTCCTTGAAAAACTGCACCATCCTAACATCATTCACCTCTTCCAGGTGCTGGTAACACCAAAGCAAATCTGCTTCATTAATGAGTTTGTCCCAGGAGGAGACTTGTTCCACAAAGTAACAGAGGAGGGCAGgctgcaggaggaaga acagaaaatattCAGGCAGATGCTGTCAGCCATCAAGTATTGCCATGACCTTAACATCATCCATCGAGACCTGAAGCCCAAAAACATCCTCTTAGACGCAGAGGGCAATGTGAAGCTGGCAGACTTTGGTCTGACCACCAGGTGGAGAGCTGGAACTCTACTGAAAGAGCAATGTGGGACCATGAACTTTAATGCCCCAGAACAGGTACTGGGAGAGGGCTATGTTGGGAAGAAGTTGGATTTGTGGGGTCTGGGTGTGCTGCTCTATTATATCACCACTGGGTACCACCCCTTCATAGGAAACACCATGGAAGAGATCGAGGGGGAGATCATCACAGGCACCTACGACATCCCAGATCATGTGTCTGGGCAACTTGAAAATATAATTCACCAAATGTTGACAGTTGTCCCAGAGAGGAGGCCCTCCATTGAAGACCTTCAGCAACATCCATGGGTCATGAAGTGTGAAGAACACATCCCATGCAAGACCTTTTTAGATCCAAACATACTAGACTCACTCTCTGACCTTGGCTTTAATGTGAAAGAG CTCTCACAACAGCACCTGCATGTTGTGCCAACAGCACCAGGGCAGAAGGCAGCCAGCAGTGCCTCCATGCCTGTCCTTTTTCCCCATGAAGAAGAGCTGGACTTCCAGCTATGGCCCCCTATCCACAGCTGCAACTTGCCCAAGTGCTTGAGCAGCATATCCAAACTGGAATCGCTACAGTCACTTGCGACAGAGTCTGACATGGAAACATGA